Proteins found in one Falsirhodobacter algicola genomic segment:
- a CDS encoding ABC transporter ATP-binding protein, with amino-acid sequence MIAFRNVHKWYGDYHALRGIDATIRAGEFFSLLGPSGCGKTTLLRTIAGFEGISEGVVLLDGRDMAHVPANKRPTNMVFQSYAIFPHLSVAENVGFGLRRQRLPKAELAARVDEALAMVGLRGFGARAAHALSGGQRQRVALARALILKPKVLLLDEPLSALDKKMREQMQVELIRLQRQVGITFVLVTHDQEEALVMSDRIAVMFEGQIAQLSDAETLYRRPNSRKVADFIGTMNFLGATVLSEGPDGVEVEAEGFGRVRVPAAQVAADDGEGVVVGFRPEVLTILYDGQTAPDLEVHGQIEEVVYYGDMTYYDVRIDGTSKPVRLSARNVFGRPVLDRGLRVRVGWSPGALVLFR; translated from the coding sequence ATGATCGCCTTCCGCAACGTGCACAAATGGTACGGCGACTATCACGCGCTGCGCGGGATCGACGCCACCATCCGCGCGGGGGAGTTCTTCTCGCTCCTCGGCCCGTCGGGCTGCGGCAAGACCACGCTGCTGCGCACCATCGCCGGGTTCGAGGGGATTTCGGAAGGCGTGGTGCTCTTGGACGGGCGGGACATGGCGCATGTGCCGGCCAACAAGCGCCCCACCAACATGGTGTTCCAAAGCTATGCCATCTTCCCGCATCTGAGCGTGGCGGAGAACGTGGGCTTCGGCCTGCGCCGCCAGCGTCTGCCGAAGGCCGAACTCGCCGCCCGCGTCGATGAGGCGCTGGCCATGGTCGGTCTGCGCGGTTTCGGCGCGCGGGCGGCCCATGCGCTCTCGGGTGGGCAGCGGCAGCGCGTGGCGCTGGCACGGGCGCTGATCCTGAAGCCGAAGGTGCTGCTTCTGGATGAACCGCTTTCGGCCCTCGACAAGAAGATGCGCGAGCAGATGCAGGTGGAACTGATCCGCCTGCAGCGTCAGGTCGGCATCACCTTCGTTCTGGTCACCCACGATCAGGAAGAGGCGCTGGTCATGTCCGACCGCATCGCCGTCATGTTCGAGGGGCAGATCGCCCAGCTTTCGGATGCCGAGACGCTGTATCGCCGCCCCAATTCGCGCAAGGTGGCCGATTTCATCGGCACGATGAATTTCCTCGGCGCCACCGTCCTGTCCGAAGGCCCGGACGGCGTGGAGGTGGAGGCCGAGGGCTTCGGCCGGGTGCGGGTGCCGGCGGCGCAGGTCGCGGCCGATGACGGCGAAGGGGTGGTCGTTGGCTTCCGCCCCGAGGTGCTGACCATCCTCTATGACGGGCAGACCGCCCCCGATCTGGAGGTGCATGGCCAGATCGAAGAAGTCGTCTATTACGGCGATATGACCTATTACGACGTGCGGATCGACGGCACGTCCAAACCCGTGCGCCTGTCGGCCCGCAACGTGTTCGGCCGCCCGGTGCTGGACCGGGGCCTGCGCGTCCGCGTCGGGTGGAGCCCGGGGGCCCTCGTCCTCTTCCGCTAG
- a CDS encoding DUF2254 domain-containing protein translates to MLGKWRWLLSRLTRRLWIRATAIGLLGVAAAVLAIVADRFIPWDMPTLGANAVDTVLGIIASSMLAVTTFSLSVVTAAYSSATSNVTPRATQLIMEDSVTQNTLATFVGSFLFSLVGIIVLQTGAYGEQGRTVLFVFTVAVVALIVVMLLRWIDHLNSLGRVADTTARVERATRKAMEARLKDRWLGGVPATGPAGRPGRTPLLARDTGYVQHVDMARLQDLAEDAGARLHLAILPGAFVCTGQPVAFLEGDLPDPEDAARAFTIGSGRSFDQDPRFGMIVLSEVASRALSPAINDSGTAIDVIGRGTRLLLLWAEGLAKTEPRPPRFARVVVPDLVAADLFDDLFTAIARDGAGVVQVQIRLQKALAALGGASHPEYPGLARDHALSAFARAERAMDHPGDIARLRVLLP, encoded by the coding sequence ATGCTTGGAAAATGGCGCTGGCTGCTGTCCCGCCTGACGCGGCGCCTGTGGATCCGGGCGACGGCGATCGGCCTTCTGGGCGTCGCGGCGGCGGTGCTGGCGATCGTGGCGGACCGGTTCATCCCGTGGGACATGCCCACCCTCGGCGCGAATGCGGTGGATACCGTGCTGGGGATCATCGCCTCCTCCATGTTGGCGGTGACGACCTTTTCGCTGTCGGTGGTGACGGCGGCCTATTCCTCGGCCACGAGCAACGTCACCCCCCGCGCCACCCAGCTGATCATGGAAGACAGCGTCACGCAGAACACGCTCGCGACCTTCGTCGGATCGTTCCTGTTCAGCCTCGTTGGGATCATCGTGCTGCAGACCGGCGCCTATGGCGAACAGGGGCGCACGGTGCTGTTCGTGTTCACCGTGGCCGTGGTCGCGCTGATCGTGGTGATGCTGCTGCGCTGGATCGACCATCTGAACAGCCTTGGCCGCGTGGCGGATACCACGGCGCGGGTGGAACGCGCCACGCGCAAGGCGATGGAGGCGCGGCTGAAGGATCGCTGGCTTGGCGGGGTGCCGGCCACTGGGCCCGCGGGCCGTCCGGGCCGCACGCCCCTTCTAGCGCGGGATACCGGCTATGTGCAGCATGTGGACATGGCCCGGCTTCAGGATCTAGCCGAGGATGCCGGTGCCCGGCTGCACCTTGCCATCCTGCCCGGCGCCTTCGTCTGCACCGGCCAGCCCGTCGCCTTCCTAGAGGGCGATCTGCCGGACCCCGAGGATGCGGCCCGCGCCTTCACGATCGGGTCCGGGCGGTCCTTCGATCAGGACCCCCGCTTTGGGATGATCGTGCTGAGCGAGGTCGCCTCGCGGGCGCTGTCCCCGGCCATCAACGATTCCGGCACCGCGATCGACGTGATCGGGCGCGGCACCCGGCTGCTGCTGCTCTGGGCAGAGGGTTTGGCAAAGACCGAGCCGCGGCCCCCGCGCTTTGCCCGCGTGGTGGTGCCCGACCTCGTGGCGGCGGATCTCTTCGACGATCTGTTCACCGCCATAGCGCGTGACGGGGCCGGTGTGGTGCAGGTGCAGATCCGTCTGCAAAAGGCGCTGGCCGCGCTTGGCGGTGCGTCCCACCCCGAATATCCGGGCCTTGCGCGCGATCATGCCCTGTCGGCCTTTGCGCGGGCCGAACGCGCGATGGATCATCCGGGCGACATCGCCCGGCTGCGCGTCCTGCTGCCCTAG
- a CDS encoding TetR/AcrR family transcriptional regulator: MARRGYHHGNLRQALVEAALELIAEKGPQGFTLSEAAKRADVTPAAVYRHFAGRDDLIMEAARQGYDIFGALMDYAYDEGRPSALSAFEAVGRAYIAFARKYPGHYMAMFESGLSVQRHADLAQAAARCTAVLERAAERLSAHIPPEKRPPAAMFSAHVWAMSHGVVELFTRGETRSPFPAEDLLEAGIGIYLRGLGLLPQDA; the protein is encoded by the coding sequence GTGGCTAGGCGCGGCTATCACCACGGCAATCTGCGCCAAGCGCTGGTCGAGGCCGCGCTGGAACTGATCGCCGAAAAGGGGCCGCAGGGCTTCACCCTGTCCGAAGCCGCCAAACGCGCCGATGTGACCCCGGCCGCCGTCTATCGCCATTTCGCGGGCCGCGACGATCTGATCATGGAGGCCGCGCGTCAGGGCTACGACATCTTCGGCGCGCTGATGGATTACGCCTATGACGAGGGCCGCCCCTCGGCGCTGTCGGCCTTCGAGGCGGTGGGCCGCGCCTATATCGCCTTTGCCCGCAAATATCCCGGCCATTACATGGCGATGTTCGAAAGCGGGCTGTCGGTGCAGCGCCATGCGGATCTGGCGCAGGCGGCGGCGCGCTGCACGGCGGTGCTGGAACGCGCGGCCGAACGGCTGTCGGCGCATATCCCGCCCGAAAAGCGCCCGCCCGCGGCCATGTTCTCGGCCCATGTCTGGGCCATGAGCCATGGCGTGGTGGAACTCTTCACCCGCGGGGAAACCCGCTCCCCCTTCCCTGCCGAGGACCTGCTGGAGGCCGGGATCGGCATCTATCTGCGCGGCCTTGGCCTTTTGCCGCAGGACGCCTGA
- the ppk2 gene encoding polyphosphate kinase 2, producing the protein MTLPFDGAITRYLNDGAPDAVRKAIEKADKDDILAEDWHWKERLHRKDYKSHMEDLQRQLVRMAADLKATGKRVLVVFEGRDAAGKGGTINVIRENLNPRVANVVALSAPNERERGEWYFQRYVARLPAAGEMALFDRSWYNRGVVEQVFGFCTPAERERFFHQVPDFERMLVEEGITLVKLWLNVSRAEQLRRFLAREGDPLKQWKLSRVDVEGLALWDDYTDAIAETLDRSHTDVAPWTVIRSDDKRRARIAAVQTVLRAVDYEDRDDALIGEPDPRIAGGPELRG; encoded by the coding sequence ATGACCCTGCCCTTCGACGGCGCCATCACGCGCTATCTGAACGACGGTGCGCCCGATGCCGTGCGCAAGGCGATCGAAAAGGCCGACAAGGATGACATCCTTGCCGAGGATTGGCATTGGAAGGAACGCCTGCACCGCAAAGATTACAAATCCCATATGGAGGATTTGCAGCGCCAGTTGGTGCGCATGGCCGCCGATCTGAAGGCGACGGGCAAGCGCGTCCTCGTCGTGTTCGAGGGGCGCGACGCCGCCGGCAAGGGCGGCACCATCAACGTCATCCGCGAGAACCTGAATCCCCGCGTCGCCAATGTCGTCGCCCTGTCCGCCCCGAACGAGCGGGAGCGGGGCGAGTGGTACTTCCAACGCTACGTCGCCCGCCTGCCCGCCGCCGGAGAGATGGCTTTGTTCGACCGCAGTTGGTACAATCGCGGCGTGGTGGAACAGGTCTTCGGCTTTTGTACCCCGGCCGAGCGGGAGCGGTTCTTCCACCAAGTCCCCGATTTCGAACGCATGCTGGTGGAGGAGGGGATCACGCTGGTGAAGCTGTGGCTGAATGTCAGCCGCGCCGAACAGCTGCGCCGCTTCCTTGCGCGCGAAGGCGATCCGCTGAAGCAATGGAAGTTGAGCCGCGTGGATGTCGAAGGCCTCGCCCTCTGGGACGATTACACCGATGCTATCGCCGAAACGCTGGACCGTTCGCATACCGATGTCGCCCCGTGGACGGTCATCCGCTCGGACGACAAGCGGCGGGCGCGGATCGCGGCGGTGCAGACCGTGCTGCGCGCCGTCGATTACGAGGATCGGGACGACGCGCTGATCGGCGAGCCGGACCCCCGCATCGCCGGAGGGCCGGAGCTTCGTGGCTAG
- a CDS encoding alpha/beta fold hydrolase — protein sequence MKSTLSALSLILLLGACGPLADARSARIEARNPPQGQMLTVGSATIHAEVSGHGPDLVLIHGASGSTGDMADLARRLSDRYRVIRFDRPGLGYSSDLGRAGNSPLVQADYLIAASRQLGVTDPIVLGHSYGGAVAMAWALRDPGHTRAVVLLAGAVLPWEGGLDGLSRFASTPVGEATVEPMVAAFMPDWGLKRIVKNLFEPNTPPPGYAADTGAELALRLPELRANLRQLNALKDHLWIMAPNYYKLHMPIEIVHGLDDDVVDYTVESLQMTALPNVRLTAAPGVGHMVHHVIPDEVVAAIDRAAARAD from the coding sequence ATGAAATCGACGCTATCGGCGCTTAGCCTGATCCTCCTGCTGGGCGCCTGTGGCCCCCTCGCCGACGCCCGCAGCGCCCGGATCGAGGCGCGCAACCCGCCGCAAGGCCAGATGCTGACCGTAGGCTCGGCCACCATCCATGCCGAAGTGTCGGGCCATGGGCCGGATCTGGTGCTGATCCACGGCGCCAGCGGATCGACGGGCGACATGGCCGATCTGGCCCGGCGCCTGTCGGACCGCTACCGCGTGATCCGCTTCGACCGTCCGGGCCTCGGCTATTCCAGCGATCTGGGCCGGGCGGGGAACAGTCCTCTCGTACAGGCCGATTACCTGATCGCGGCGTCCCGGCAACTGGGCGTGACGGACCCGATCGTGCTGGGGCACAGCTATGGCGGCGCGGTGGCGATGGCTTGGGCGCTGCGCGATCCCGGCCATACGCGGGCGGTGGTGCTTCTGGCCGGCGCGGTGCTGCCGTGGGAAGGCGGGCTGGACGGGCTGTCGCGCTTTGCCTCCACCCCCGTGGGCGAGGCGACGGTGGAGCCGATGGTCGCGGCCTTCATGCCCGATTGGGGATTGAAGCGCATCGTGAAGAACCTCTTCGAGCCGAACACCCCGCCCCCCGGCTATGCCGCCGATACCGGCGCGGAACTGGCGCTGCGCCTGCCCGAACTGCGCGCCAATCTGCGCCAGTTGAACGCGCTGAAGGATCATCTTTGGATCATGGCCCCGAATTACTACAAACTGCACATGCCGATCGAGATCGTGCACGGGCTGGATGACGATGTGGTGGATTACACCGTCGAATCGCTGCAGATGACGGCGCTGCCCAATGTGCGCCTGACGGCCGCGCCGGGGGTGGGGCATATGGTGCATCACGTCATCCCCGACGAGGTGGTGGCCGCCATCGACCGCGCCGCCGCGCGCGCCGATTGA
- the metA gene encoding homoserine O-acetyltransferase MetA, with translation MPITLPETLPAYDILSQEGVMVMSPGRAAMQDIRPLKIGLLNLMPKKIQTENQFARLIGATPLQIDLHLIRMTEHRTRNTAAEHMEAFYRPFQDVKHEKFDGLIITGAPIEHLPFEQVTYWDELREVFDWTQTHVHSTFGVCWGGMAMIHHFHGVQKHMLKAKAFGCFRHDNLQPTSPFLRGFSDEFVIPVSRWTEMDQREIDAQPGLVTLLGSDQVGPCLVADAAHRALYIFNHFEYDSDTLKQEYDRDVASGTPVTVPVDYYPGDDPAQRPRNRWRSHAHLLYGNWINEIYQSTPYEIDAIGA, from the coding sequence ATGCCCATTACCCTGCCCGAAACGCTGCCCGCCTATGACATCCTCTCCCAAGAGGGGGTGATGGTCATGTCGCCGGGCCGCGCCGCCATGCAGGACATCCGGCCGCTGAAGATCGGGCTGCTGAACCTCATGCCCAAGAAGATCCAGACGGAGAACCAGTTCGCCCGTCTGATCGGCGCGACGCCCCTGCAGATCGACCTGCACCTGATCCGCATGACCGAGCATCGCACCCGCAACACCGCGGCCGAGCATATGGAAGCCTTCTACCGCCCCTTCCAAGATGTGAAGCACGAGAAGTTCGACGGCCTCATCATCACCGGCGCCCCGATCGAACATCTGCCCTTCGAGCAGGTGACCTATTGGGACGAGTTGCGCGAGGTCTTCGACTGGACGCAGACCCATGTGCATTCCACCTTCGGCGTCTGCTGGGGCGGGATGGCGATGATCCACCATTTCCACGGCGTGCAGAAGCATATGCTGAAGGCCAAGGCCTTCGGCTGCTTCCGCCACGACAATCTGCAACCGACCTCGCCGTTCCTGCGCGGATTCTCGGATGAATTCGTGATCCCCGTCAGCCGCTGGACCGAGATGGACCAGCGCGAGATCGACGCCCAGCCCGGCCTCGTCACGCTGCTGGGCTCCGATCAGGTGGGGCCGTGCCTCGTGGCGGATGCGGCGCATCGCGCGCTCTATATCTTCAACCATTTCGAATATGACAGCGACACGCTGAAACAGGAATACGACCGCGACGTGGCCTCGGGCACGCCCGTCACGGTGCCGGTGGACTATTATCCCGGCGACGATCCCGCGCAAAGGCCGCGCAATCGCTGGAGAAGTCACGCGCATCTTCTATATGGCAACTGGATCAACGAGATTTACCAGTCCACGCCTTATGAAATCGACGCTATCGGCGCTTAG
- a CDS encoding ATPase produces MPLPSPAEWQADPRKRVLLFGMSGLGKTHVSSLLRGSGGWFHYSVDYRIGTRYMGEHIADNFKREAMKVPFLRELLMTDSVYIASNITFENLAPLSTYLGKPGDPARGGLPIGEYRHRQTQHMKAEMSALLDTTQFIRRAEDIYGYSNFVCDSGGSICEVVDPEDPADPILTELSSNLLMVWIKGSEAHTQELIRRFDRAPKPMYYQPQFLTECWTAYLAETGRAEDAVDPDAFIRWTYARALAHRQPRYAAMARWGVTVTAEEVAGLASAAAFEDLIAQALAKRGAEG; encoded by the coding sequence ATGCCCCTGCCCAGCCCCGCCGAATGGCAGGCCGACCCCCGCAAGCGCGTGCTGCTCTTCGGCATGTCCGGCCTTGGCAAGACCCATGTCTCCAGCCTGCTGCGGGGCAGCGGCGGCTGGTTCCACTACAGCGTGGATTACCGCATCGGCACCCGCTACATGGGCGAGCATATCGCCGACAACTTCAAGCGCGAGGCGATGAAGGTCCCCTTCCTGCGCGAACTCCTGATGACGGATTCGGTCTATATCGCCTCCAACATCACGTTCGAGAACCTTGCCCCGCTGTCCACCTATCTGGGCAAACCGGGCGATCCGGCGCGGGGCGGCCTGCCGATCGGCGAATACCGCCATCGGCAGACGCAGCACATGAAGGCGGAGATGTCGGCCCTGCTGGACACGACGCAGTTCATCCGCCGGGCCGAGGATATCTACGGCTATTCCAATTTCGTATGCGATTCCGGCGGCTCCATCTGCGAGGTGGTGGACCCCGAGGATCCCGCCGATCCGATCCTGACCGAGCTTTCCTCGAACCTGCTGATGGTCTGGATCAAGGGGTCCGAGGCGCATACGCAAGAGTTGATCCGCCGCTTCGACCGTGCGCCGAAGCCGATGTATTACCAGCCGCAATTCCTGACGGAGTGCTGGACGGCCTATCTGGCCGAAACCGGCCGGGCCGAGGATGCCGTCGATCCCGACGCCTTCATCCGCTGGACCTATGCCCGCGCGCTGGCCCATCGCCAGCCCCGCTATGCCGCCATGGCCCGCTGGGGCGTGACGGTCACCGCCGAAGAGGTCGCCGGCCTTGCCAGCGCGGCCGCCTTCGAGGATCTGATCGCACAGGCACTGGCAAAACGGGGCGCGGAGGGTTAG
- a CDS encoding ABC transporter ATP-binding protein — MTGVDDGAPVLSVEGLTISVRAEGRERALVSDLSFTLARGETIAIAGESGSGKSLTSLAIMGLLPPPALRVSAGAIRFDGADLSALPEGRMRAIRGNRIAMIFQEPMTSLNPILTIGLQLTEAIRAHEPISKREAQARALEALRRVRISEAERRMRQYPHELSGGMRQRVMIAMALALRPDVLIADEPTTALDVTVQREVLDLLRDLQREMGTAIILITHDLGVVAEMAQRVIVMKGGRAVEAGPIERIFASPREEYTRDLLAAVPRMGDGSGAPAARPDAEPVARLRDVTVRFDIRGGILSQVTHRVHAVEGVSFDIHAGETFSLVGESGCGKSTIAKALTGLVPHQGRIEVAGHTLGGLDAAAMKAMRRDVQIVFQDPMAALDPRMRVGDLVAEPLVIHGIGTREERRAKTADLFERVGLTRDQLDRFPHEFSGGQRQRICIARALALQPRLIVADESVSALDVSVQARVLDLLNALKREFGIAYLFISHDMAVVENISDRIGVMYMGQIVEMGTRAQIFGAPCHPYTKRLMAAVPVPEPGRIRAPSPRLSGEVPSPVHPVGAGPQRVMLRNVGDGHLVAAS; from the coding sequence ATGACGGGGGTGGATGACGGGGCACCGGTCCTCAGCGTGGAGGGGCTGACCATCTCGGTCCGCGCCGAGGGGCGCGAGCGGGCGCTGGTCAGCGATCTGAGCTTCACGCTGGCGCGCGGGGAAACCATCGCCATCGCGGGGGAAAGCGGGTCGGGAAAATCGCTCACCTCGCTGGCAATCATGGGGCTGCTGCCCCCGCCGGCGCTGCGGGTCAGCGCGGGTGCGATCCGCTTCGACGGCGCGGATCTGAGCGCCCTGCCCGAAGGCCGGATGCGCGCAATCCGCGGCAACCGCATCGCGATGATCTTCCAAGAGCCGATGACCTCGCTGAACCCGATCCTGACGATCGGCCTGCAACTGACCGAAGCGATCCGCGCGCATGAACCGATCTCCAAACGCGAGGCGCAGGCCCGCGCGCTGGAGGCGCTGCGGCGGGTCCGCATCTCCGAGGCGGAGCGGCGCATGCGCCAATATCCGCACGAATTGTCGGGCGGCATGCGCCAGCGGGTGATGATCGCCATGGCGCTGGCGCTGCGCCCCGACGTGCTGATCGCCGACGAGCCGACGACCGCGCTCGATGTGACCGTGCAGCGCGAGGTGCTGGATCTGCTGCGCGATCTGCAACGCGAGATGGGCACCGCGATCATCCTCATCACCCACGATCTGGGTGTGGTGGCCGAGATGGCGCAGCGCGTGATCGTGATGAAGGGCGGCCGCGCCGTGGAGGCCGGCCCCATCGAGCGCATCTTCGCCTCCCCGCGCGAGGAATATACCCGCGATCTTCTGGCCGCCGTGCCCCGCATGGGCGATGGCAGCGGCGCCCCCGCCGCCCGCCCGGACGCAGAGCCGGTGGCCCGTCTGCGCGACGTGACGGTGCGCTTCGACATCCGCGGCGGCATTCTTTCGCAGGTCACCCACCGCGTGCATGCGGTCGAAGGGGTCAGCTTCGACATCCATGCGGGGGAGACGTTCTCCCTCGTCGGGGAAAGCGGCTGCGGCAAATCCACCATCGCCAAGGCGCTGACGGGGCTGGTGCCGCATCAGGGCCGGATCGAGGTGGCGGGCCATACGCTGGGCGGCCTCGATGCCGCGGCGATGAAGGCCATGCGCCGGGATGTGCAGATCGTGTTTCAGGACCCGATGGCCGCGCTCGATCCGCGGATGCGGGTGGGCGATCTGGTGGCCGAACCGCTGGTCATCCACGGGATCGGCACCCGCGAGGAGCGGCGCGCGAAAACGGCCGACCTCTTCGAACGGGTGGGGCTGACGCGCGACCAGCTCGATCGTTTTCCGCACGAATTCTCCGGCGGTCAGCGGCAGCGCATCTGCATCGCGCGGGCGCTGGCGCTGCAACCGCGGCTGATCGTGGCGGATGAAAGCGTCTCGGCGCTGGATGTGTCGGTGCAGGCGCGGGTCCTCGATCTCTTGAACGCGCTGAAACGTGAATTCGGGATCGCTTACCTCTTCATCAGCCACGACATGGCGGTGGTGGAGAATATCTCCGACCGGATCGGGGTGATGTATATGGGCCAGATCGTGGAGATGGGGACGCGGGCGCAGATCTTCGGTGCGCCGTGCCATCCCTATACCAAGCGGCTGATGGCGGCGGTGCCGGTGCCCGAACCCGGCCGCATCCGCGCCCCCTCCCCGCGCCTGTCGGGCGAGGTTCCAAGCCCGGTCCACCCCGTCGGGGCCGGTCCGCAGCGGGTGATGCTGCGCAATGTCGGGGATGGGCATCTGGTGGCCGCGTCCTGA
- a CDS encoding acetamidase/formamidase family protein yields MCKACDYTIHGAQHHFGWDNSLVPARTVAPGSTIEFHCHDSSAGQLGPSSTVADVTALDFGKINPVSGPIHVEGAMPGDVLKVTIDSFTPREQDGSAWGWTANIPGFGLLADQFKDPALTIWKYDAAAPDKALWGTEGKVALKPFCGTIGVAPAEAGLHSIVPPRRVGGNLDIRDLAAGTVLYLPVEVAGALFSVGDTHAAQGDGEVCGTAIESPMNCVLTLDLIRNEPLKFPRFTTPGPVTRHLDTAGYEVTTGIGPDLMSGARDAVAGMIDLLCRTRGMSAVDAYMLVSTCGDLRISEIVDMPNWVVSFYFPRNVFE; encoded by the coding sequence ATGTGCAAAGCCTGCGATTACACGATCCACGGCGCACAGCACCATTTCGGCTGGGACAACTCGCTTGTCCCGGCCAGAACGGTGGCCCCCGGATCGACCATTGAATTCCACTGCCACGACAGTTCGGCCGGGCAGCTTGGGCCGTCCTCCACGGTGGCGGATGTGACGGCCCTCGATTTCGGCAAGATCAATCCCGTCTCGGGGCCGATCCATGTCGAAGGGGCGATGCCGGGCGATGTGCTGAAGGTGACGATCGACAGCTTCACCCCGCGCGAACAGGACGGTTCGGCATGGGGCTGGACGGCGAACATCCCCGGTTTCGGGCTGCTGGCCGATCAGTTCAAGGATCCAGCGCTAACCATCTGGAAATACGACGCCGCCGCGCCCGACAAGGCGCTGTGGGGGACCGAGGGGAAGGTCGCGTTGAAGCCGTTCTGCGGCACGATCGGGGTCGCCCCGGCCGAGGCGGGCCTGCATTCCATCGTTCCGCCCCGCCGCGTGGGCGGCAATCTCGACATCCGCGATCTGGCTGCGGGCACCGTGCTCTATCTGCCGGTCGAGGTGGCGGGGGCGCTCTTCTCGGTCGGGGATACCCATGCCGCGCAGGGCGATGGCGAGGTGTGCGGCACGGCCATCGAAAGCCCGATGAACTGCGTCCTGACGCTGGATCTGATCCGCAACGAGCCGCTGAAATTCCCGCGCTTCACCACGCCCGGCCCCGTCACGCGCCATCTGGATACGGCCGGGTACGAGGTGACGACCGGCATCGGGCCCGACCTCATGTCGGGGGCGCGCGATGCGGTCGCGGGGATGATCGATCTTCTGTGCCGCACGCGCGGAATGTCGGCGGTCGATGCCTATATGCTCGTCTCCACCTGCGGCGATCTGCGCATTTCGGAAATCGTGGACATGCCGAACTGGGTGGTCAGCTTCTACTTCCCGCGAAACGTGTTCGAATGA